In the genome of Xiphias gladius isolate SHS-SW01 ecotype Sanya breed wild chromosome 18, ASM1685928v1, whole genome shotgun sequence, the window attttcagtgtttctacAGTTATCCATCTTACCTTGTATGAGACCAGCCTGCAGGTCAGACACCCTGACATTACCCATCTGCACAGGGCTCAGATTTTGGGCTTCCATAGCCACGACTTGGTCTTCTCCCTTTACTTCCATGGTGCAGGCTGTTCCACTCATGATCAGTAACAACACTGAAGACTGTAAcagcaaaatgaatgaaaagaaggtTTGAATTTAACTGTTAAAATTATTGATGATGAGATTTTAATTATTCTTTGAGATATTATTTTGTTCAGGCAGATAATGTAACTCCGCTGAAAAAATCTGTTATATGAGCGTAGTAACCCACCATGTCCTGAGACATATACTCAGAGCTCTGGGACAGGGAGCTGCTGAGGTCAGCTGATGAACCTCCCTCCGTCCCTGGGGCTGGGCTGCTCCGGCTGCCCGCTGGAGTGTTGTTGGGACGCAAGGACTCCATTCCTGACTCTGGAAACATGATACAAACTTAAAGTGGATGTCACCCGTGTGATTCACAGAAATTAGTTTGGAAACTTGGGAGCATTTTAAGTACCTGAGTCCATTAGAACAACAAAATTGTCACTGACATCACTATCCACAGATAGATTTTCATCAGGTAGGCTGCCTTCCAGGATATTACTATCAAAGGAATGCTGGGAAGGCGATTGCTTCAAGGATTGGTGGCGCAGGCCGGCTGCCAACGAGAGGGAGGACTCTTCTGAGCGCTGGACCTGTTCcctatgaacacacacacatacactatttAGCTGATCGGTGTAGAACATACACAGAGTCGTCAAGGGACAGCCAGTAAAAGCAACGATATTATGTTGCCAACAGCCCAGCAGGAGAACACTAGCACTTACTTTGCCTGTTGACTGAACAATTTGCTCATCCCTGAGCCACGACTCAGGATGCTAAACGCATCTTTTGTTATAGAAAACGCCCCTTTGGTCAGGTCCAGTGAGGCACTTATGGCATCTTTGGTCACATCCTTGGTGACGTTAATGGCGCTTGACAGCTCTCCCTCCAGGCTAAAAGTGGACGGCTCACGTGAGAGGACAGGGGAGTGTCCAGGTGAGAAGGGAGGTGTGGGGACAGGAGTGTCCTCCTGTGTTGTCAAACCACCCCCCTCTGGTCCCTCCTCCACAGCCTCACATGCTTCCTCCACCACCCCATCTTGTTCATCCCGATCAAACACAGTGACTGACGTATTGATGGAGGAGATGCCGTTTTCCAAACCACTGTCCTCCAGGACCACATCTGCAGATTGATGAGTCGGGGAGATGTCAGAGTCTGTTATGCTGGGGCTGTCTGTCTCTGGGGTGTGGGGGACCTCTTCCTCTGGCTCTGAGCAGACTGGTGGCAACAGGAGACCTAGTTCTGCCGAGTCCACCAGAAGGGCAACACAAACAGTAGCGGGTTTTGTCTTCTGGCCATGAGCCTGTTTTACATCTTGTAGATCCCGGCCCAACTCTGCCCCCAACCGAGCCATGGCATCCTTCATTCTCAGCAGTGCTACATACTGGTAGTGGTTTAGCCACATTTTCACTGGAGTGATTGTGTGAGCCAGGATGTGGATAGAGGCAAGTGAAGCCTCTTCCTGTTCCGGAGAAGGCTGGTGAGCTCTGCTGGGaccaggagaggaggaagacgatGAACCACTTTTCAAGGCAGCAGgcatacacatccacacagacatGGCAAAAGGCTCAACAAAAGGCTGGGTCCTGCCTTTTGGGAATTGCCGAGCTCCATCAAAGCCTAGGGTTACACGGGACAGACTGAGAGACCAGACATCCTGGGATCGTAACTGCTTTCTGTCTAAAGGCTTGGGCTCCGTTTCTTGATAGTGATGGAGGAAGGTGGAGGGAATGGGGTGGAAGGCACTCAGGTCTCTGGGGTAAGGGTAGGGTGGTGTGGTTTGGAAGAAAGAGCAGCTGGCGAACTTGTCATAGATAGTGTTGAGGTCAGCTCTGGAGCCATGGGGGCAGTGGAGAGTGTTGCTGAGAACCATCTGGGGTACAGTAACACACAGGGACTGTGGGCGCTCTGGATGGTCCAATATGGAAGAATCCAAGGGAATTATCAGCTATAGAAAggaacataaaacaaaattttacatGACTTTTAGAGATAAAGAATGGGATTCACCAATACTTTAgatctaaaaaaataaaccaccaACATATGGTATAAAAAAGTTGTCTATTCACCTTAAGCTGAGCTGCATCCATGCGGATGTCTACATGCTCTTCAGCCTTGCTACTGTCTTGCAAATGGTAGAAAGCTTTGACCTGGTCCAGAGTTTGCAACAGACCCCTGGAAAAAAGATTGATCCACAGCACACTGGCTGGGTCCACACTCAGCTGCAGGCTGTTTAACTGGGCATACAGGCTTGAGTTGGGCACtggaagaaggaaagagggcACGAGATGCTGATAGAGGAAATTTTTTCTAATCATAAATTGTAGCTATGAAATATAGGAAACAACCAATCTCAACTTTAACAAGCAACCAAGAAATAAATTCCACTTTTAGAGTAAATGCTTTTGACTCTGAAAAACTCTTtctacacatatacaaaaaaataaaaaaaatatatcaaaaggGGTGGCAAGGGAGTAATATAAAAGGGGGGTTGtgcagtaatgaaaataattcaaaagaaGATTTAGAGCACAATAATATGAGTAAAACTGACATACATTTCtcttaaaaatgtcaacttgACAATAAACGAAAAGATTACACAGTTGCACGATACCTGATAGACTGGGGTTGTCAGGAAAGTAGTATTCGGTAAACTGCAGATGAACTGCTGGTATGCTGTCTGGCAAATGCAGAGATTTACGGTTACAGGATAATAAAGACTGGGTCTTCTTGTTCTGACGGCCTCTTGTAGACACCTGGATGTTGAAGTGGAGGAAATATCACTAAATATGggatttgatttttcatttatctgctTCATTCTCAACACAGTAACTCAATTAGTCATCAAAAGTAGAAGTGTATTGCAGAAAAGAACTGAACCACCTGAGTCTGAACATCAATGACTTCCTGTCACATACTTAAGGTGGAAACCTAGACATTTATAGATTTTCCGTCAGGTGTCTGTTGTTCTATGAGGAACTACAAGCatctttaacttaaaataacccTGGAAATGCTACATTCTTTTGTGATGAAAAGTGTGAAATGTCCAAAGTGAAAATGCAGAACCAGTCAGAGTGTAATTTGAAATGGCAGGGGGTTTCTCAGTCACAAATGGCACCGGAGCAGCAAAGTGTAGTGACATATATGTGATTATTCTACTCTTACTAattacagtaatacagtattAATTTAGCTTAAAAcatctggaatttttttttcctgctgaatAAGGTTCTGGTTTTAGTACAGCAATAACACAAGTACTCTTTTGTTACAGGAGCAATTTGATGCCAAACATTTCCACATCATGGCATCAATATGTCAAATCGGCCATGATGGCTGATCTGAAAGAGACTTCTTTTTCCCTGCGTAAGGCCTGATAGGCAGATGCCTCGAAGGCTGATAATATTACATGCCTCCATACATGCCTCTTCCTGATTTCCCGAGCTAACTCCAAACGATGAGAATACTGCAGCACGACAGTAATGTTAGCTATCTGGCTAACTGTGGAGCTAAGGTTTTGAGGAAGAGCAAACTATCCATCCCGAGGTTCCATCTTGACAATGCCTATGATCAGAAATGTTGTGACTAAGACCTGATTTCCATCTCTTTGAATTGAGACTCATCTATATCTGCAGTATATTTAGTGTTAAAAAGATGGTACACTAGACTATTGTCACAGAAAAGCAACCTTTAATCAACTACTAATGCCATTTATGTTGTCATGCATTAAATCCATATTCGGGAACTGGTGGTCACATCTGGGAatattgtctgtgaagattctcagtcatacaggtcatggtattctgtaagtgctaagtgaaggcaactggacttgcttgaagttcttgaagacgtttcgcctctcatccgaaaggcttcttcatttctaactgactagtggggcgttccaggtatttatcctctggtgagatcagcaacacctGTGACACCTTGAGGGCCATTAAGGTGACAAGTGAATCATTGACTCCACCTGCCATCAAGTGAGtggtcacatgagtcctggtgtggatgggtgttcagctgtctggggagtgaacttagaacAGCATTTTAGGTGGCTCACATGATGACCAGGACGGCCAGCAACTCACgagtgttgctgatctcaccagaggataaatacatggaactccccactagtcagttcggatgagaggcgaaacgtcttcaacaacctcaagcaagtccagttgccttctcATAGCATTTACAAAATCTGGGAATATTATTTTATTCGTTATTTCTTTAAGATACAATAGCACAGGAGTTGTTGATATATACTCTGTTGTATGATCCATGGTAGATAACAGTTATGTGGCTGGAGGTTGACTGGAATCCATATAAGATTTTACTATCATAAACTCCTGTTTCCTCAATATCAACACCATATCTGAGTAAGCAATTATAAATAAGTCCAAAACCTGCACTATTTGTTTCACTGCTaaaatttttagattttaaggCAACCTCTGGCCTTGTCACAAATACTGCCTGACTGCTTCTACTGAGGAACAGAAGTCCCCTCGCTCCATTTATTAAACAGTAAAGCTTCTGTTAGAGCAGGTTAATCAAATCAGCTGATGATAAAGGCTTGCCTGGTGAATGTCCACGTCATCCATCCTGATCACCACGCAGCTAGATCGCAGTCTCTTCAGTGATGACCCTGTAGGAGCTGTCAAAGAGTTCCTGCTGGCTGTCTGCTCTTTGTCAGAAGGGTTCAACTTGGGAGTAGACTGTCCATCTAAAGCGTGTACACGGTACAGTAAACACTTCCGCACGAGCAAGAGCAAGAGCAAAACACTGACgttcaaacatattttttacagATTAGGATTTGTGTCTACTCATAAAAATTTTACTGTTACTACACCATATGTTGTTTTGTATGCTGAATGGGGTCATAGCCTTATTATCACCACTGTGTACCAGTTCTCTgtcctattttgttgtttacGGCATCTCAGTTCTTTTTCTGGCATCTGAGTTATCCCAAtttaaggtccacttactatCTGTTTCCATatctttcaatcatatcacacagtcttcatcagcagatgtgCTTTGCTCGGTTGCCACGGAGATGGACTTGTTGACATACAAGCTGTTTTAGCACTTTCAAGACTTCTTACTAGCATTGGTTCAAAAGCTTAGCATGTCAACAGATCCATCTCCATAACAACTGACCAAACTCctagtaagtggactttgacTTTGAACTGTTTAGTCAAACCACGATTTCTTATGGCGAGATTAATTTTCATGGATCATTGCATTTGtataattttgtctctgttcaGCAATGACGAAACAAACCGAGTAtctataaaaagacaaacatttatgTTAATTCTGCATTCCTACCTGGAGCTGTCTTTGCAGGAGAGTCCTTGGTTGGCTGGGGCACCTCAGTATGTGGCCCTGGGAACCCAGAGGCCTCTACTCTCCTATGGTACTCCTTCAGCAGTTTCCCAGCCCACTGGGCCTGAGCCTCCATAGCTCCACTGTGGCGCTCCCAGTGTCGGCATCCATCCGCTGTATTAGAGAAGTATCAAAAGGCAGTTTCAGCATCCAGCAATCACTGTAGACTTACAACTGATTTAGAAATTACAATTTTCTTTGgtctgtaaataataataataaaaactatataggataaaagataacaaaaataaataaacaaaagaatggCAATTAATCCCAACAgaaatgttcattaaaaaaacaattcaacatAGCAGAAGAAATTCCTCTGAAGGAAACAGAACCTGTGACTAAAATAAACCTAAAATCAACTTAAACATAAAATTCTGAGGTCTTTCCTTTGTACTTATGGGGTATCATGTGGAAATCAATGGCAAAACAATTAGGATCCAatctctttcattcattctgattTGAGTCTTTGGCACAAAAAGACTAAGACAATACAGTCGTGCTATCAACAATGTGAGGTCGTACTTGGGCAAAGTGGAGCTTTAAACTAAATGTTAATgtgcttacaatgacaatgctaacatgctgatgttaaggaGGTTTATGTTTATCCTCTTGGTATGtgggcatgctaacatttgctaattagcaccaaacacatCAAAAGTAGATCTGAGgttaatgggaatgtcattagttttgtaagTATTTAGTCTTAAACAACAGTACCagacaaatttaaattatgaCCTGATGATGTTACTATTGCAAAGTAAGGAGTTCACCAAATTTAGAGCTTTCCTGAAAGGGACATGGTGCCCATTGGTGCCAATCCATCCGATAgcttttcagacattttactcGAGATCACAAATGTTAACCTCAAGGTGGCCGTAGTGGAAAAGTCAGTGATTCACAAACGTCAGTAGGCTTCATtgtctgggcaccatgaatatctgtaaaaGCTTTCATAgtaatctatccaatagtttttgagatatttcagcatGGAAAGTTGTACTGTGTCTgtgacattttcctcttttcatatCCACTTCAAAAGTCCATAATTCTTaatcaaacagaaaagcaaaataaaagctttttttctaactttgtttAATTGACCATAATGGGCTTCAAGGGTTACCCTGCTGGTCCACAATCTACACTTCAGGAATTCGACTAAGAAGAATGGCATTGGGCCTGCTCTCCCAAGCCATTAGTCTACTTGAATAGTAATCCTACTAAGAGCTAGTCCTGACTGAATGCTTTGCTTTCAGTCGGAGCAGTGCAAAGCCTCGGGGTAAACTGTAGTAAAATTATGGTCACAGAAAGGACCGGTCTTCACACTCACCAGGTCTGTGGACGGGATAGTAGTCAAAACCCAGCTTCCTGAAGGTAAGCTGCATCGCACCCTGCAAGCCCGGTGGGGGAGGCTCATCTTTGCAATATCACATTACAACAGTTAAAAACCACCTTCACAGAAATAATCCTTCAAATACTTGGCAATTCACGATACTTTAAGGATTACTCAAAGCACACAATCTTGGCTTTAAGCTGAAGTAAAAAAgcacaaatactgtatactcGAATTACAAGAgaattaagactacatgttttGGCACATGGTGAATTATTCCCAACACACCTTCATCCATTGAAGAACTATCGTTGCATACGTGTAAGTCCAAGCGGGATATGAAGGTGTGGTAAGAAGACTCCTTGACATCAAAGAGATCAAAGTATTGAGTCATGTTGCTGGGGGTGCCAGTAGGAGCAGGTGGGGGCTCTGTCCACAGGCTGTGGAGGCCAGGAGATGGAGGAGCAGTCTAAACAATAGAAGAAGGAAAACATCTCAAATTATCCAAGACAATTTGACAAAATTAAGAACTATCTAGCAACATAAATTTCatagggaaacaaaaacaagcttgATCTATAACATATACAAAACATATCCAGAAATAATCTTGTGCCAACAAATTTTGAGTTAAAGGCTCTTGAGGATACTGAATGGATGCATAATTGCAAACCAATCTGGAGTCCGTCTTTTCATCTTGTAGAGACAAGCTAAGAAAATCCGCTGAAAGTGCTGATTTGGGGCTTTCACACAGTATTTATTCATGTCTGAAGatcattactttaaaaaagCCACAAGAATGAATTTGGATAAAAATCACACTGCATGTAAATAGACTGTATTATGATTTGATTTCGttcatttttctgctgtatttaTAATAGcgaaactttaaaaaaaaaaactgttctaTAATATTTGACAGATTATCACTagatttgtcctttttttttttgttgcccatgtcatttttcttgtgtttttggttccttgcagctttatatttaaggttgaatttaaaaaatggtaaGTCAGACTTATAGTTTAGTTTGTGGTGAAAAAGACCTATTGTAATTTCATTATCAAACCAATTAAAATGTATGCAGACACAACAATTCTTGAGAGAAATAACTGCAGGTGAAGTAAGCTTAGATGTTTTAATGTTAACGATGAGCTATATTTTCCATTAAACATATGATGTCTGTAATTAAAACATCttaatgtataatatttttcgtcagaaagatgttttttcacCAAAACATCAATGAGCAGGAAGAAGGCAGGACCTGCAGGGATTCAGCAGTCATGCTCTTCCTCTGCTGGGCAGACTTCTCCATGGCCTCGCTGAGAGATTTGGCGTAATGGATGATAGCTTTGAGTTGAGAGTCTGTCAGCACCCACAACAGGTCGTCCAGAATGAAAAGCAGCTTGGATGCCAACACATTACAGTCCTTTATCTGGATAGAACAATGAAGAATTAAAGACTTGGGACAAATCATTTGCAATTTAAATGAGTTCACATTTGTGATCTGTAAACAATTCCATGACAGAATAGTAAATGAATGGTAGAAACACAGTCCTACTCTGCGTTTTAGAGCAATGCGAATGCGTCCCTGGTTGGTGATAAGACGTAATGGGGTGCTACCGAGGTCCTGGTCATCACTCTCAATGGCATCTGCCTCAATTCGTAGACTCTGCCAGTTTATTTCTTTGAATGTTAAAACCTGtttgaaacaataaacaaaatacaccatTTTCCCACATTTATATTGAATGATTGGAACTGGTGTGGTACGGCTAAGGTCTTTGTTTttagacacacagagaaagaagaggcatgggacatttcattttaagtgGATTACAAGATCTCATTCTGAAAGGCTGTTCATCTAAATATAGTCTCTTCAGCTAATAAGGACCAAAACAATTTGCTTGACTAAATTATTTACTGCAGGCTTAATGAGTAGAAAATTGCATTTAGCTGGTGCACTACATACGATTTTCAGACAGAACAGTATTAAAGATGGTTGAGGAGGGGAATATAAGTTTGCTCCGCTGTACCTCTCCCCTCTTTGGGTCGGTGATGCGGGTGTAGCGGAGGTCACTGCGCTGCCATTTGGGGTTGAGGCTGTTGCCTTGCAGCTGCCAGAGCTCAAAGGAGGCGTGGAAGGCACGAGCCTGCACCTTGATGGTAATGGAGTTGATCCTAACAGACATGCCCTCCACCACTTTCTCAGCAAAGCCATACTCgctgaaaatgcaaaatgtaaacatgagtGAAGGCACTGTTCTCCATGTAGATGATGTGCGATGTAGTACAGTATTCATCAGATATGACATCTTAACTTAAGATTTATACAGACTTACCTCTGGCCTGCTGTAATAGCTATAGGAGAGGGGCCATTGGGTGGACGTGGCTCTTCACATGTCCTCATCTCTACTTCTACCTTATCCAAGAACTGCACAAAAGAGGAAACTAATACTCAGCATACCACTGAGCAAGGATAAATAGAGAGGTAGCCTAATATTTACTGATACTGCACAGCACAAAGGACACAACCCATGGAGCAGTATAAtagaacagtaaaataaaaaaaacagggcacTGCTATAGAGTCATGCCAAAAATAGGTGATTTTTGGATAAAAAGACGAGGGGGAAGGTTAGTGTGCCTTAGTGTTTAAGAAATATGCAAAATACTCtggaaaaggacagaaataaCATCATTCTTACCAGGCAGATGGGGCTTGTTTTCAACTTTGTCCATTGTatctgaaaagaaagaacagcaaGGTCACCAGAGTCAGTCACAAACACTTGCCACAGCATTCTGCACTGTTTATCATTCACTGGGCAAAAGGGCACAGTGAGCATCAAGCTGCCACAACTTGACACAGGGGCTAGCTCTCAATAAATAGCTAACACTAcaaacactaataataataataataataataacatttcttAAACAAGGTTATTATTATGATGTACCAGatgaacacattaaaataacaggaaatgagaaaaaacaaagtatgaATTTTGGATTAGACAAGGGAgcatacagaaagaaaaataggaaataACAGAACGAAAGAATGACCATTATGTTTGGGATCTAACAGGgctaacaattaaaaaaaagaaaaaagactaaagTCACAACAAAGGATTCCACAAAAGCCAGCCTATATACATGGATTTTTATAACTGACTTAAAATGAGACAATATTTCTACCATTCCGGTCTCCTGCGTTCAGCTCTAAGAGCTCTAGAGGCAAAAGCACTTAAAGGCCTTAAATCTTCAGCCTCGAGACATCATCTGAGGATGATGCAGACTGGCTAATATGAACTAAAGAGATCCATGATGTATACTTataatttaaaagataaaattcATCCTAAACCTCACATTTATCGAGAGAAGGGAATGTGATGATTGGAGTGACGTTTTTTGGTACTAATTAAAGGTCTTGTGGCTGCATTGTGAATATGCTGAAAGCATGCAAATTACTTTTTACCAATTAAAGCACAGAGCAATATATTAGTCTATGTGACAAGTTTGGCTTGTTAGCTTGGATGGCTGAATTGCAATGATGGTTTTTAGGTTTTTCAGAAGGAATGTTTTGGTTGTAATGATTTTCATAAGCTAAAAGCAATGTGGCTGCATCATGGTTTTCACACATTTATCTAAGATCAGAATACTAACATAGGCTTTTGCAGTGTTTGACAACATTTTGGGCTAATGAACCAAAATGGCTAGTAGTTCCTGCACTTACATTTGCAAGACCTTTGccagaaatttgtttttaatctgcattTAGCTTCAGACAGTTGTGAATCTTTGAAGCTGTCAGTGTCTTAAAGCAGTGATGAAAGCAGCCAGCTCCCTTTGATTATTGTTGGCTGCATGATGGGAAGAGTTGTGTATTATTTACATAGCGATGAAAACTGATGCTTTGACTGTTGATCTCTGTACATGACCTAACATTATCACATAGACCGACAACAAATTTCCACCTTGCACTGACCCCTAGGGGCACAAAAGTCATCCTAGTTTCTGCTTCCAACACATGAACTTCCATCTTGAAAACAAGACCAAGATCAGTTTAAAGCAATTCCTTAAACTGCTGACATTGATAGAGTTGCAAATGTAGGCCAGAATTAGCAACAAGATTACAAATCTACAGCCAAGCTAACAGCCTTGTTAAGTTGTACTTAAGCACAAAGGTGCTTTTTAAGCTAAatacatcagcatgctaacacgctcacaATGACATTGCGAACATTCTggtgtttagcaggtgtaatatTTACTATGTCCACCATCTTAGCTTAGGatgttagcctgctaacattttcatatttagcGCAttacacaaagtgcagctgaggctgatgctAGTGTCATAAGCTTTCCATTAACCAAAGTAATGGATAAAGTCAAATGTTGACCTGCTGGTCAGCCTAGAGCAGAAGTCAGGGGATCTACAAAATCAGAGGGATTtgtcctctggggaacatgaatgtttgtacagaaattcatggAAAAACAATAGTTGTTGAGCATATTCGGTCTGGACCCAAAGGGTGGCTTAAACAACTCAATGTAaaaccaacattgccatccatagagccatgccacAAGTATTGCTAAAAACTAATCAACAAGTAGATCAGAAATGCAGTATGGTGGTAAGCCCAAAAAGGGATTATacttctcaaaaaaaaagtttactttatttaaaaaaattaaaaaataaaaataaaaaataaaaattaactgATAGACAGCCACTATCTCTGGGAGCCTAACAACAAAGGGGCAGTCTGTATAGACTAATTAAGATATCTGGGTTTTCAAATTAGGGATTTTTAAGAGAAGTAAGCCCGGAGCATTTCTGAAAATAGGaagaaaatatgattaaaaaccGCAGGCAGTTTTGAAGGAGATGCTTTTACAAGTGTCAGCAGTCCCTGTTGAATGGTGGCAACACCCCAAACCTCATTATCTATATTAAGTTAAAAAGAGAATACTACACAAATATAACTggtaaagctgtaaaaaaaaaaaaaaaaaaaaaaaatagtgtctTGGGTTTGGATATTAGTCAGCAAAAGCATCAAACAAG includes:
- the uhrf1bp1 gene encoding UHRF1-binding protein 1: MAGIIKKQILKHLSRFTKNLSPDKINLSTLKGEGQLSNLELDEEVLQNMLDLPTWLAVTRVYCNKAAIRIQWTKLKTSPICLFLDKVEVEMRTCEEPRPPNGPSPIAITAGQSEYGFAEKVVEGMSVRINSITIKVQARAFHASFELWQLQGNSLNPKWQRSDLRYTRITDPKRGEVLTFKEINWQSLRIEADAIESDDQDLGSTPLRLITNQGRIRIALKRRIKDCNVLASKLLFILDDLLWVLTDSQLKAIIHYAKSLSEAMEKSAQQRKSMTAESLQTAPPSPGLHSLWTEPPPAPTGTPSNMTQYFDLFDVKESSYHTFISRLDLHVCNDSSSMDEDEPPPPGLQGAMQLTFRKLGFDYYPVHRPADGCRHWERHSGAMEAQAQWAGKLLKEYHRRVEASGFPGPHTEVPQPTKDSPAKTAPDGQSTPKLNPSDKEQTASRNSLTAPTGSSLKRLRSSCVVIRMDDVDIHQVSTRGRQNKKTQSLLSCNRKSLHLPDSIPAVHLQFTEYYFPDNPSLSVPNSSLYAQLNSLQLSVDPASVLWINLFSRGLLQTLDQVKAFYHLQDSSKAEEHVDIRMDAAQLKLIIPLDSSILDHPERPQSLCVTVPQMVLSNTLHCPHGSRADLNTIYDKFASCSFFQTTPPYPYPRDLSAFHPIPSTFLHHYQETEPKPLDRKQLRSQDVWSLSLSRVTLGFDGARQFPKGRTQPFVEPFAMSVWMCMPAALKSGSSSSSSPGPSRAHQPSPEQEEASLASIHILAHTITPVKMWLNHYQYVALLRMKDAMARLGAELGRDLQDVKQAHGQKTKPATVCVALLVDSAELGLLLPPVCSEPEEEVPHTPETDSPSITDSDISPTHQSADVVLEDSGLENGISSINTSVTVFDRDEQDGVVEEACEAVEEGPEGGGLTTQEDTPVPTPPFSPGHSPVLSREPSTFSLEGELSSAINVTKDVTKDAISASLDLTKGAFSITKDAFSILSRGSGMSKLFSQQAKEQVQRSEESSLSLAAGLRHQSLKQSPSQHSFDSNILEGSLPDENLSVDSDVSDNFVVLMDSESGMESLRPNNTPAGSRSSPAPGTEGGSSADLSSSLSQSSEYMSQDMSSVLLLIMSGTACTMEVKGEDQVVAMEAQNLSPVQMGNVRVSDLQAGLIQVPGGPVQKQDRQISRASPAVRMRAEMGPSAARHSVMAESMGFLDMRMQDCKAELLASTVANIGPFLEDEFSADGQPMKLHMSNITITMKDDGPRNYPTAPQPVPATFIVDQLLLERSDDGIMTLKAPAGAPVAGPDNRNSSCTVQQQTERQTLESQLSDAQAALTQALSDRERLLLEVRKYDPTFTL